One region of Trueperaceae bacterium genomic DNA includes:
- a CDS encoding site-2 protease family protein produces the protein MILNNLTDTTTLVISAIVMVFALMFHNVFQTWVAARLGDARPKLAGFGTFEPQQQLEPLGVILLFVLGFGWPKMVPIQSRNYRGRGRSEALAWYAGPLAYLIVGFVSVLVGSILLAAGSPDLYRAFLIASSYAVLHAVINLFPVFPLDGAMAALAWGNRSVRQLVEQLRQFGILGFLVVFLVLSYTGVIGVLQGFFLGIFQAIVRGLGLL, from the coding sequence GTGATCCTCAACAACCTGACCGACACCACCACCCTGGTGATCAGCGCCATCGTGATGGTGTTCGCGCTGATGTTCCACAACGTGTTCCAAACGTGGGTCGCCGCGCGGCTCGGGGACGCCCGCCCGAAGCTCGCCGGCTTCGGGACGTTCGAACCGCAACAGCAGCTCGAGCCGTTGGGCGTGATCCTGTTGTTCGTGCTGGGGTTCGGCTGGCCGAAGATGGTGCCGATCCAGAGCCGCAACTACCGCGGTCGCGGCCGCAGCGAAGCGCTCGCCTGGTACGCCGGCCCGCTCGCCTACCTGATCGTGGGGTTCGTGAGCGTCCTGGTGGGCTCGATTCTGTTGGCGGCCGGCTCGCCGGACCTGTACCGCGCGTTCCTGATCGCCAGCTCGTACGCGGTCCTGCACGCCGTCATCAACCTGTTCCCCGTCTTCCCGCTCGACGGCGCCATGGCGGCGCTCGCGTGGGGCAACCGCAGCGTCCGGCAGCTCGTGGAGCAACTCCGCCAGTTCGGCATCCTCGGCTTCCTCGTCGTGTTCCTGGTGTTGTCCTACACCGGCGTGATCGGCGTGCTGCAGGGGTTCTTCCTGGGGATCTTCCAAGCGATCGTTCGGGGGCTCGGCCTGCTCTGA
- a CDS encoding DsbA family protein has protein sequence MPLETVTVFFDYLCPYAWRFSEVAEIVRKELGVRFEWAHFSLYQANHDGDDGWQLWNDPVRERSNSGSRGLLPFLASLAAKRQGDAAHDVFRRELLRLRHVEHQPFHHATVVQAAERADLHPSSFERDLADPELRTALAQEHHAAVDAQVVATPTVAFDAGHVAYVRLGEVPADATEAVALYRSVRGVLSDHPYLETVRRIRPRGN, from the coding sequence ATGCCGCTCGAAACCGTCACGGTCTTCTTCGACTACCTGTGCCCCTACGCCTGGCGGTTCTCCGAGGTCGCCGAGATCGTCCGCAAGGAGCTCGGCGTCCGCTTCGAGTGGGCGCACTTCAGCCTCTACCAGGCGAACCACGACGGGGACGACGGTTGGCAACTGTGGAACGATCCCGTGCGCGAGCGCAGCAACTCCGGCAGCCGGGGGTTGCTGCCGTTCCTCGCGTCGCTCGCCGCGAAACGCCAGGGCGACGCGGCGCACGACGTGTTCCGGCGCGAACTGTTGCGCTTGCGGCACGTCGAGCACCAGCCGTTCCACCACGCCACCGTCGTCCAGGCGGCGGAGCGCGCGGACCTGCACCCCTCGTCCTTCGAGCGCGACCTGGCCGACCCGGAGTTGCGTACGGCGTTGGCGCAGGAGCACCACGCCGCGGTGGACGCGCAGGTCGTCGCGACCCCCACCGTGGCGTTCGACGCGGGCCACGTCGCCTACGTCCGCCTGGGGGAGGTCCCGGCCGACGCGACGGAGGCCGTCGCGCTGTACCGGAGCGTGCGGGGCGTCCTGAGCGACCATCCGTACCTGGAGACCGTCCGCCGGATCCGTCCGCGCGGCAACTGA
- a CDS encoding serine/threonine-protein kinase encodes MNALLWTAIAALVAVVAVRLPRAALRAAFTAALALAGVLLAVGGPDRAAGPWLLLLAASGLLLPQGRLARLGRRAPAPEGRATGAARRAPGGSGARRTAAERARRSEAAAAFGGRDLPGYTILEKVGAGGMATVYRATRDADGREVALKIPMEAYAEDEAFLRRFHREAEIAQRLDHPNVVTTFDHGAVATQHYMAMEFVEGRSLEALLEAGPLSATAFADVAKPVVSALQAIHAAGVVHRDVKPSNVLVEGGELREGRPHVPPGAVRLMDFGIAGTTLLSRLTVTGTRVGTPVYMSPEQAQGETMDARSDVYSLGLVFYEMLTGGTAFEGAYETVVHQQVHRTPPPPRQRVVHVPPALDALVMRMIAKDPGDRPDLREVLAVLQDEANWGAGLEVDAPFRLWTVLEVREGVVRTWTPDGRVLAGVADVGPDTLSSVPRDLAVDAHGRAYLLRHERRAVGGGAADHAVVVLDEGGATQGLRVPIGADPDAVARPDRVAVTADGEVRVLDAAAARVVRYAPDGAPAGAFALQGTPHAPATLQATADGGTLLFDPGRRDVQRYAADGRFVTRWAFRVEEGGDERRELDGAYEAEDGTLYVGDATAGRIRSVRDDGRLGRTYRFEPRRGESRAGVLDLAVDGDGRLYAGRRGGTVVRRFAADGTLEATLDLHAPLVRLVGARRPT; translated from the coding sequence GTGAACGCGCTGCTGTGGACCGCGATCGCGGCCCTCGTCGCGGTCGTCGCCGTCCGGCTGCCGCGCGCGGCGCTCCGCGCGGCGTTCACCGCCGCCCTCGCGCTCGCCGGCGTCCTGCTCGCGGTCGGGGGGCCCGACCGGGCGGCCGGCCCCTGGCTGCTGCTGCTCGCCGCGTCGGGTCTCCTTCTCCCCCAGGGGCGGCTGGCGCGCCTCGGACGCCGCGCGCCGGCGCCCGAGGGGCGCGCGACGGGCGCCGCCCGGCGCGCCCCCGGTGGGTCGGGGGCGCGCCGCACCGCCGCGGAACGCGCCCGCCGGTCGGAGGCCGCCGCCGCGTTCGGGGGGCGGGACCTGCCCGGCTACACGATCCTCGAGAAGGTCGGGGCGGGCGGCATGGCGACCGTGTACCGCGCGACGCGCGACGCGGACGGGCGCGAGGTGGCCCTGAAGATCCCGATGGAGGCGTACGCCGAGGACGAGGCGTTCCTCCGGCGCTTCCATCGCGAGGCGGAGATCGCGCAGCGGCTGGACCACCCGAACGTCGTCACGACGTTCGATCACGGCGCGGTCGCCACGCAGCACTACATGGCGATGGAGTTCGTCGAGGGGCGCAGCCTCGAGGCGCTCCTGGAGGCGGGCCCCCTGTCCGCGACGGCGTTCGCGGACGTCGCGAAACCGGTCGTGTCGGCGCTGCAGGCCATCCACGCCGCCGGGGTCGTGCACCGCGACGTCAAACCCAGCAACGTGCTGGTGGAGGGGGGCGAGCTGCGCGAGGGGCGGCCGCACGTGCCGCCCGGCGCGGTGCGCCTGATGGACTTCGGGATCGCCGGAACGACCCTCCTGTCGCGCCTCACGGTCACCGGGACGCGGGTCGGGACGCCGGTCTACATGTCGCCGGAACAGGCGCAGGGCGAGACGATGGACGCGCGCAGCGACGTCTACAGTCTAGGCCTCGTGTTCTACGAGATGCTGACCGGCGGCACCGCCTTCGAGGGCGCCTACGAGACCGTGGTGCACCAGCAGGTGCACCGCACGCCGCCCCCGCCGCGGCAACGCGTCGTGCACGTGCCCCCCGCCCTCGACGCGCTGGTGATGCGCATGATCGCCAAGGACCCCGGCGACCGCCCCGACCTGCGCGAGGTGCTCGCGGTGCTGCAGGACGAAGCGAATTGGGGGGCGGGCCTCGAGGTCGACGCGCCGTTCCGGCTGTGGACGGTCCTCGAGGTGCGCGAGGGGGTGGTGCGCACGTGGACGCCGGACGGGCGCGTCCTGGCCGGCGTCGCGGACGTCGGTCCGGACACGCTGTCGAGCGTCCCCCGCGACCTGGCGGTCGACGCCCACGGCCGGGCGTACCTGCTGCGGCACGAACGGCGGGCGGTGGGGGGCGGCGCGGCGGACCACGCCGTCGTCGTCCTCGACGAGGGCGGCGCGACGCAGGGGCTGCGCGTCCCGATCGGCGCGGACCCCGACGCGGTCGCGCGTCCCGACCGCGTCGCGGTGACCGCCGACGGGGAGGTCCGCGTCCTGGACGCCGCGGCGGCGCGGGTGGTGCGCTACGCGCCCGACGGCGCGCCGGCCGGCGCGTTCGCGCTGCAGGGGACGCCGCACGCCCCCGCGACGTTGCAGGCGACGGCGGACGGCGGGACGCTGCTGTTCGACCCCGGCCGGCGCGACGTGCAGCGCTACGCGGCGGACGGGCGCTTCGTGACGCGGTGGGCGTTCCGGGTGGAGGAGGGCGGCGACGAACGCCGCGAGCTCGACGGGGCGTACGAGGCGGAGGACGGCACCCTCTACGTCGGGGACGCCACCGCGGGCCGCATCCGCAGCGTCCGCGACGACGGTCGCTTGGGGCGGACCTACCGCTTCGAGCCGCGCCGCGGCGAATCCCGCGCCGGCGTCCTCGACCTCGCGGTCGACGGCGACGGTCGCTTGTACGCCGGCCGCCGCGGGGGGACGGTGGTGCGGCGCTTCGCGGCGGACGGGACGCTGGAGGCGACGCTCGACCTGCACGCGCCGCTCGTGCGTCTCGTCGGGGCGCGCCGCCCGACCTGA
- a CDS encoding DUF3467 domain-containing protein codes for MSDETRPKLELELPAETARGTYANLAVVSHGREEVVLDFVAALPHHKPQVVSRVVLPRSQAEALAKTLQRTLEQRAAGAAAPTARSDEDPN; via the coding sequence GTGAGCGACGAAACCCGCCCGAAACTCGAGTTGGAGCTCCCCGCGGAGACCGCGCGGGGGACGTACGCGAACCTCGCGGTCGTCAGTCACGGACGCGAGGAGGTCGTGCTGGACTTCGTCGCGGCGCTCCCGCACCACAAGCCGCAGGTCGTCTCCCGCGTCGTGCTGCCCCGCAGCCAAGCGGAGGCGCTCGCCAAGACCCTGCAACGCACCCTGGAACAGCGCGCGGCGGGCGCCGCCGCCCCGACGGCGCGCAGCGACGAGGACCCCAACTGA